From Miscanthus floridulus cultivar M001 chromosome 15, ASM1932011v1, whole genome shotgun sequence, the proteins below share one genomic window:
- the LOC136506986 gene encoding protein RAFTIN 1B-like → MHPSALLLIMVAAIAAPACATTAVTTPAARFWEENLPGTPMPPTIAELVQKGTDHSPLKQPSSSPQVYQPDACLGYSYRITCSPSAAVAATGVFFRQENVALGSVMTVHFPPVDLPAILPRADAEKAPFANVSDVLATFSIASGSTRESNVRTTIRACQAPPLAGERKTCATSLEGGVRAAARMLGTSVARLSVAASALTPREGLPRQEYEVVAVAPLGGGRHVTCHDDPFPYAVYRCHMEKEASTEAYVLTLRGLQYGSGAPVVVDMVTVCHLDTSNWSSAHPAFETLNLRPGGAPVCHFMPYADLLFTEKAANA, encoded by the coding sequence ATGCACCCGTCAGCGCTTCTTCTTATCATGGTGGCCGCCATCGCCGCCCCAGCCTGCGCCACCACTGCCGTTACCACTCCGGCGGCGAGGTTCTGGGAGGAGAACCTCCCGGGCACGCCAATGCCGCCGACCATCGCAGAACTCGTCCAGAAAGGCACCGACCACTCGCCGCTCAAGCAGCCGTCGTCCTCCCCACAAGTGTACCAGCCCGACGCGTGCCTCGGCTACAGCTACCGGATCACCTGCAGCCCGAGCGCGGCCGTAGCGGCGACGGGCGTCTTCTTCCGCCAGGAGAACGTGGCCCTCGGCAGCGTCATGACGGTCCACTTCCCGCCCGTCGACCTGCCGGCCATCCTCCCGCGGGCCGACGCCGAGAAGGCCCCCTTCGCCAACGTCAGCGACGTGCTGGCCACGTTCTCCATCGCGTCGGGCTCCACCAGGGAGTCAAATGTGCGCACGACCATAAGAGCGTGCCAGGCGCCGCCGCTCGCCGGCGAGCGCAAGACCTGCGCCACGTCCCTGGAGGGCGGCGTGCGCGCCGCCGCGCGCATGCTGGGTACGAGCGTGGCGAGGCTGTCGGTGGCCGCGTCCGCGCTGACACCGCGCGAGGGCCTGCCGCGGCAGGAGTACGAGGTCGTTGCGGTGGCTCCGCTCGGCGGTGGCCGCCATGTGACTTGTCACGATGACCCGTTCCCGTACGCCGTCTACAGGTGCCACATGGAGAAGGAGGCGTCCACTGAGGCGTACGTGCTCACGCTCCGAGGTCTCCAGTATGGCAGCGGGGCCCCAGTGGTGGTCGACATGGTGACCGTCTGCCACCTCGACACCTCCAACTGGAGCTCGGCTCACCCGGCGTTCGAGACGCTGAACCTCCGGCCCGGCGGCGCGCCGGTGTGCCACTTCATGCCGTACGCGGATCTGTTGTTCACTGAGAAGGCGGCCAACGCCTAA